TGAAGAGCCCCAGAATTATGTAACCCATTGCCGGGTCACGGAAGAACTTCGAAATGAAGTAGATGATCACGAAGACGGCGAAAGCGCCGATCATAAAGATATCCAGAAGCCTTGCGTAGTTCTTTCCACCTTCGGCTGACAGTAGGAAGACCAGAAAACCGGTTATATCGTAGCCTGTCTCGTCGATCAACGGTGAGAAGACCAGAGAAACGCGTTGTTTGTCGAAAGAGTACTCCAGGTCCGAATAATAGTTTTCCAGATAATAGACGCTCTCAAACCCCTTTTTGAAATCGGCCGAGCCGCTGTATTCATCGAAGAAGCTCTTCAATTCCGGATCCGGTGCGAGTACGGTCAGTTCGCTCCAGCCGGGTATGCCATCAACGTATATGATGTCGGCGTCGGTGAATTCTTTGTTCGCGGCGACTATCCAGCTTTCGGCAAGCCCGGCCTCTCTGGGTGCCGCGCCGGATAGAACCGTGACCAGCCGCTTCTGATTATCCCTGGTTATTTTGTAGAAGGATTGCTTCAGGGTATCGAAAATCCAGAAAAGAGCAACGAAAACGACAACGCTCAACACGAGAAAATTAAGAAGCTTTTTCCATGAATACAAGGCGATCACATCCCAGAGTAACACATGGTTTCAGTATAACCGGAAGGGGCGGGAGTTTGATCCCGTCCCGGTTAACTCAGAGACCGGCTCCGATCTCTCTGGTCCAGCGGTCGAGAAGCCTCTCTTTGTTCTCGGCGTCCCAAACGTAATCCTGGTGAACGGTCTTTATCTCGTCCATGCTGAAAGATAGCGGGTGCTTGGGTGCTATCTTCGAGACGGGGATGACATACCAGCTGGCTATTATACCCTGAGCCTCTTCAGTCAATATCCAGTCGTACAGCTTCTTGGCATTCACCGGGTCGGGCCCGTTCTTGATAAGCGACATGGAAGCGATTTCGAAACCCGTGCCCTCCTCAGGAACGGTAATAATAACGTTAGCCCCTTCGGCCTTGAGCTTCACCATGTCATGGGCATAGCCGATCGCCACCGGGATCTCGCCGATGGCAACACTCTTGCCGCCGGCAGAGCCGGAACGCGTGTACATATCGATACTCCTGTCGAGCTTCTTCAGGTAAAGGAAGGCGAGATCTTCGTTACCACCAAAGAGCGATATCATGCAAGTGATCAGGTTGTAGGCCGTTCCGGAGGTGTTTGGATTTGCCACCCTCACGAGGTTGGTGTATTTGGAGTCCAGAATGTCGAACCAACCCTTGGGAGGCTCTATACCAAGCTCCTTAGCCCTATCGACATTCGTGACGAATGCGAGAGGCCCCAGATATAGCCCTATCCAGTAACCTTCCGGGTCTTTGTACTGTTCGGGAGTGTTGACGGCCGCCCTTGAAAAATACGGTGTCGTGAGTCCCTTGAGTTTTGCGCTTATATGGTTGAGTCCGACTCCACCGACCCATATAGAGGCCTGTGGGTTCATCTTCTCGGCCTCCATTCTGGCTTCGGCCTCACCTCCGGAAAGCCTCACCCAATCGACCCTTATTCCGGTAACCTCCTCGTACCGGTCGAAAAGCTGCTTCGCCGCCAGCTCCTCTAGAGTGGTGTAAACAGTGAAAGATTCAACTGCCAGAGCCGTTGACAGGACCATACAAACAATGCCGATTACAACGAAAAATCTCTTCATCCCGGGAAAACCTCCTTGAATTTTTTAGATTCACGTGATCAACCGCTCTATCTCTTACGAGGTGTATTACATAATGCCTGCGAAACCCTTAATAATTATACCATTATTTAAAGTTGCGAAAAACTTAGAAATTTCGTTTTAATTGGTTTTGTCTGCCCATAGTCGATCGTGACAACCTTCAAAGGCAAATTGATAGAGAGAAAAAGTAGTTTATAATGATTCTGTATGACAGAATAGATATTCTGTGAGGAGGAATATGAAGTATCTCGAGAAAGTCTTTAATATCATCGGTATAGTCGCCTATTCCGATATCGAGGGTGTTTCGGTAATTGAAGTTTCGGAAAAAGCAGGCTTGCCTATGTCGTCGACACACAGGATTCTCAACGATCTCGTGGAGTGTGAGGCTCTGGTGAAGAACTTGGAGAGCCGTAAATACAGGCTCAGCCCCAGGATCGTACCACTGGTTCACGAGATTTCCAGGAAGATGAATCTTGATTTACTGAAAGTGATTTTGACGGAGCTGAAGGACGAGATAAACGAGACCGTCTTTCTCAGCGAACTGATGGAAAATGGGGTCGCGTCTTTGCTAACGGTCGAAAGCAATAGAGTCTTCAGCTTCAGGGCCAGATCGGGGGTTTACCTCCCCGTCCACTGTACCGCTGCCGGATTGGCGATAGTCGCCCATATCGAATCCAGTAAAGCCGAAAGACTCATGTGCATTTCCAGCGGTAATAAAGATTCACAGGTAAGCCAGTGTCCGATCGAGAAGTTCAGAGATAGGCTCGCGAAGGTCCGAAGGGATGGATTCGCTTTCTGTGACGAGGAGTATGAACCGGGATTGAGGGCACTGGCCGTTCCTGTGTTGAGACCCAACGGTTTTGCCTTCGCCAGCATTACCGCGATCGCCCCGGGTGAGAGATTCGGTGATGAGGAGCGCAACAGGCAGGTTGTTGAACGTATGAAGGAAGCTGCGAACAAAGTCAGCAAATTCATGTATTAGAGGTTTATATGAGTGAAACAGTCGTCAAGGTAAAGAACGTCGGTAGAACCTTTGTAAGCGGTGACAAAAAGGACAGGAAAGAGTTCATAGCTCTGGAGGAGGTCTCTTTCGAGGTCGGAAGGGGCGAGTTCGTCTCTCTTTTGGGACCATCCGGGTGTGGGAAGTCAACGCTTTTGAAGATTATATCTGGGTTACTGCCGGCCACTTCGGGAAGCGTGGAGATAACCGAACAGGGTAACGATAAGGTCCCGCCTTTCGGTTTCGTCTTTCAGGACTCCGTTCTTCTCCCCTGGCGCACCGCACTTGACAACGCACTCTTTCCCTTCGAGATAATGGGAAAGAGAGAGAAGTCGGACGAAAAACACGTTAGAGAACTCTTTGCGCTGGCCAAACTGGTCGGGTTCGAAGAGTCTTATCCCAGGCAGCTTTCTGGAGGAATGAAGCAACGGGTATCGATAGTCAGGGCGCTCTCCTACAATCCACCGATCCTTCTCATGGACGAACCCTTTGGGGCGCTCGACGCTATAACCAGGGACAACCTGAACAACGTTCTTCTGGAGATCTGGGAATCGACCAGAAAGACCGTCATCTTCGTCACCCACAGTATCAGTGAGGCCGTTTACCTTTCTGACAGGATAATCGTCATGGGTACGAAGCCTGGCAGAGTGTTGAAGGATATGAAAGTCACCCTTCCCAGGCCGCGCAACGAGGATACCAAACTCTCTCCAGAGTTCTACGTTTATGTAAGAGAACTCAGGGAGATGCTCAAATAAAAGCGGGCGTGATGCTTGATGAATAAGAGGGTATTAATAACCGTTCTCTCTATTCTCTTTCTCTTCCTCTTTCTTGGCATCTGGAAGGGGTATATAGTTCTGAACGATGTGCCACCCTTCATTCTGCCGCCACCGGAGGCGGTCGGCCAGAGGTTCGTTGCCCTGATCGCCAATGGTACCTTCATCCGGGAGGGATGGGTAACCCTGTACACCATTATACTGGGTTTCTCGATAGGTTCCACAATGGGTTTTTTGGCCGGTTACTTCTCGGCCCGGTCCAGAACCTTCGAAGAGATAATCTCTCCTTATGTCATGGTCATACAGGCCACTCCCAAAGTCTCTTTGATTCCGCTCTTCGTAATATGGTTCGGTCTCGGGATGCCCTCGAAGCTGCTTCTTATAATCCTTTCGGCTTTCTTTCCGGTCATGGTGAACACCATTCTGGGTCTCCGCTCGATCCCCGAGGATTACAGTAACCTTATGACAGTTCTCAAGGCTACCGAGAGACAACGAGTCTTGAAACTAGAGCTTCCTATGGCCACGCCGCTTATAATGGCCGGACTCAAGATCGCCATGGTTCAATCGGTAATCGGCGCAATCGTCTCGGAATGGATGGCTGGCGACCGGGGACTCGGTTACCTTCTGGTTTACGGAAGTTCACTGTACGATGCGAATTTACTCATGGCTTCTATACTGGCCACTACCTTTCTCGGCCTGATTCTTTACTGGAGCATAGAATTCGTAGAGAAGAAGTTGCTCTTCTGGCACGAATCGAAACTGGCCTTCACGGAGGGAACGTAATGGATGACAAGAAGTTGAAACCGATAGCCGACAACCCCCTTGACGACGGACTTCTGCCCCATCTTAAAGTAAGGACCGACCTGAAAGTACCGGAGTTGTTTTTCCTGCCCGGCGACCCGGCGAGATTGAAGCTGTTCCAGGAACTGTCGGACGAATTCGAGTTGCTCAACGAGAACAGAGAGTTCTCGATAGCTATCGGAAGCTATTCGGGAAGACGTTTTGGAGTTTGTTCAACCGGTATTGGCGGGGGTTCGTCGGAGATAGTCATGGTCGAGTTGAAAGAGCTGGGAGTAGAAAAAGTCGTACGAGTCGGTGGGTGTGGCGCCCTGAGGGAAGAGATAGAGTGTGGCAGCATGGTACTGAATTCCGGTGTCGTCAGACTCGGGGGGAGTTCGAGGATGTACGTGAGATCCGAGTACCCGGCCGTTGCCGATCCCTTCATGCTGGTCGCCCTTCACGAAAGCGTTTTGAAGGCTGGAAAGAAAGCCTGCGTCGGCATTGGCGCCACGGTCGATTCATACTACGCGGGTCAGGGCAGATTTCTTCCGGTCATCGAGGGTCTCGGAGAGAGTGATCTTCTGGAAAAAATGAGAGCGGCCGGCGTGATCAACTTCGACATGGAGAGCGAAACGATATTCACGCTCGCCAGTCTGATGGGCATGAGGGCGGCCAACATCCTTGCCGTACATGGGAACAGGGTCAGCAATATGTGGTTGAGCGATTACAAGAGTGCACAGATCGATGCAATAAAGATAGCTCTGAAAGCAGAGCTTTGAAACTCAAGAAGAGGAGGGATTGGTTTTGAAAAAGGCAGCTGTTATTCTATTGGCTTTGTTCATAAGCCTTTTTGCGTTCGCGGAAAAGGTTACGATTCAAATCGAAGGTTCGGCCGTTCCGTATTACATTCCGATCTACATGGGCATCGAGCTCGGCTACTTCAAAGAAGAGGGTCTGGAAGTCGAGTATTTCTTCGGTAACGCTTCCGATATCATAAGGAACGTTGCTGTCGGAAATGTGGAGTTCGGTTTTCCGAACGGAGAACCCGTAATAGTCGCAAGATCGCAGGGTATTCCGGTTAACGTTATCCACACGACCTACCAGCACGGCCTGGGTTCCACAATTTTCCTCAAGGAGAGCGGCATACAGACGCCGACAGACCTTAAGGGAAAGAAGGTTGCCATAACCAGTTACGGCAGTTCCAACTATGTGCAGCTCCAGGTGTTGCTCAAGAAGAACGGTATGACGCTCAACGATATTCAGCTCGAAATAATCGGCACCGAGGCAATCGTTCCGGCACTCGTCAACAAGAGGGTCGATGCGATCTGCTTCTCCATGCTTAGAACCTTCGAGCTCAGGTACCAGGGTATCGAGGTCGAAGAGTTCAGATCCGACGAGTTCCTTCCGTCCTTCGGAAACGTTCTGGTGACAGGCGACAAGCTTCTCAAGGAGAAAAGGGACCTGGCTGTGAGATTTACCAGGGCGCTCAACAAAATCATGACTTACCTTTCCGACACTGAAAATATGCTCAAGGCAACCTACACGACGATAGAGAAGTACACGCCGACCTATGCAGGCCGCGAGGAGTACATGGCTGCCATACTGAGCGATATCTACGCCGGATATCTCTGGCGGAGCGAAGACACGGAGGCTTTCGGTTTCGGTTACGGAAACGTGCAGAGGTGGCAGAACTCAATAGATATCATGAAGGAATATCAGATAATAACCACAGACGTCAAGGCCTCCGATTTCGTCGTCGCAAGTCTCTGATTGTTCTCTTTCGGAGCGGGGGAGGAATTATGAAGAATCTCAAGACCAGATCGATGAGTTTTCTAGTACTTGTCGCCTTTGTGGTGATCTGGAAAGTCATGGTGACCCTTCTGAAGACGCCCACGCACATCCTTCCCCCTCCGGAAGATATACTCTTCAAATTCATAGAACTCGTCAGGAACTCCGTTCTCCAGAAGAACTTCCTTGCCACTCTCGAAGAAATCGTTATAGGTTTCTCCGCGGGCGCCGGATTGGGCATAATCATGGGTTATATTCTTGCCAAAGTCGAACTTCTGGAAAGGGCACTCTCCCCTTATATACTCATCTTTCAGACGGCACCCAAGATTTCTCTGGCACCTCTTTTCGTGCTTTGGTTCGGCCTGGGGATACTCTCGAAAGTTGTTCTCATTGCCCTCGTAACGCTCTTTCCCGTTATGATCAATATGATACTGGGCGTCAGGTCTACCGAAAAGAACTACTACCATCTGATGAGGGTGCTCAAGGCCAGACCGTGGCAGGTCATGCTGAAGCTGGAACTGATGAACGCCCTTCCCTATCTTATGACCGGACTTAGGGTCGGCCTGGTTCTTTCAATAACGGCCGCCGTCATCGGCGAAATGATGGGTTCGAGGGCCGGTTTAGGCTTTCTTCTGATACTTGGAAACGAGATGTACGATATTACTCTCCTGATGACGGTTATCCTCGTGATCAGCCTTTTGAGCTTCTTTCTCGACGTCGGAATGAAGAAACTTCAGGACAGGCTTCTCTCGTGGCACGAGTCGTCGGCGAAATGAGCATGAGTGGAGGTTCTATGTTCTACTCGATCAGGGAAAAGATTGTTCGAGAAATCGGGGCTTTTGCGCGCTTTTCTCTCCCTGGACCTGGGGTCACCCGCCTGCCCTTCTCCGATGAAAACGATAGGGCAATCGAATACATTATTGAAAGACTGCGCTCTCTGGGCAAGAGAGTATATGTCGATGAACTGGGAAATGTCGCGAGTTCCTCCGAAAATGTCGTTCAGGCCGGCAAGACTTTTATAATCTCTCACTACGACTCGGTGCCAGGGGGAGGAAAGTACGATGGCGTAGCCGGTCTGGTCTTCGGGTTGATTCTCCTGGAGATGCTCGAAGATCGCACACGCGACAGGGTGGAGATGATCGCCTTCAACTGTGAGGAGTCCTCGCTCTTTGGACAGGCCTCCATCGGATCGAAGTACTTCTTCGGTCGTTGCGTGCCTGAAGACTATACCGCCCTCATTGGCAATGAAAGATCTCTTGGAGAACTGATAGATATTAAACGCTACTCGAAGCTCTCTCTTGCCGAAAAGCCTGAAATAACCGGAATCTCTAGGTTTCTTGAGGTTCACATCGACCAATCGGCCTACCTCTACCGGAAGGGTTCCAGGTTGGGACTGGTCGAAAGAATAGCCGGACAGAGGAGGCTTAGGTTGAACTTCAAGGGCGAGACGGGCCACTCGAGCCTTGCCGATTTATCGGCGAGGAGGGATTCTCTGCTTGCGGCGGCCTCGGCGATAAAGGCAGTCAGGGAGATCATGGAGAAACACCTGGTTTCGGGCGCAGTTGGCACGGTTACGCGAGTGGAGAACAAGCCAAACGTCATAAACATGATTCCCGGCGAGACGGAGCTTATGGTGGATATTCGCGGTTTCTCAGCCGATTTGCTGGAACTTTATGTGGAAGAGCTGGTCGGCATCTGCCAGGGCGAGTCGGAGAGATACTCGATCGCCTTCGACTGGTCGGTAGTTTCGCAGTACGACCCGGCGGTCATGGATGGAGAGTTTTCGGCGAATTGCTTCAAACAGCTTTCGGAGTCTGGATTGGACCCGATTGTTATGAACAGTATGGCCTGGCACGATATTGCCGGAACGGCCGGGACTTACCCTTCCAATCTCTTGCTTTTGCCCAATCCTTCAGGGGTGAGCCACTCGCCGGACGAAAGCATGGATATAGACGCCTGCGCATCTCTGGTTGAGTTCTTTATAACGAAGGGGGTTTTGTGTGCTCCTGATTAAAAGTGTGAGGATGGTCGACTGGAGGAGATCCAGTATCACACCCTACGATATTCTCATAGAAGACGGTAGGATAAGAAAAATTGATAGCGAGATCAACCTTTCTGGCGTGCCCGTGATCTATGGCGCAGGTTTGACCGCCATACCTGGAATGGTCGATGCCCATGTCCATCTCAGGCAGCCCGGGTATGAATACAAAGAGACCGTTGAAACAGCGACCAGGGCAGCCGCAGCCGGTGGCGTGACGGCACTCTGCGCCATGCCTAATGTAAAGCCCTGTCCCGACAGTCCAGAAAATCTCGAAAATGTCCGTGCCTTTCAGAGGGATTCGAAGATCAGGATAATCCAATCGTGCGCCATAAACCGTGATCTAGACGGCGAGAGAAGCGACTGGAAAGAACTGCTCGGAAGTGGCGCTAGGTTCTTCACCAACGACGGCCTGCCGGTTGATAGAGTTTCGGACATGGTCGAGATACTTAAGTTTTCCAGAGAGACCGGCGTGGTGGTCGGCGAACACCCCGAAGCACCCGGAATGGATGAGAAGATTCACAACGCCGAAGCGATGATGATATGCAGGGACATCTTCCTCAACGAAAGAATCGGTGGAAACCTCCATATTCAGCACATCAGTCTGGCTGAATCTGTGAGATACCTGGAAAAGTGCAGGCACAAGAATATAAAGTTTACCGTGGAGACCTGCCCCCATTATTTTTGCGAAGTTGAGAAAGGGCTAGAAATGGGTATGTACGAAGTATATCCTCCTCTCAGAAATGAAGAGGACCGACAGGCAATAATCTGGGCGCTTTCGACGCGGCTTATAAGCATAATCGCCTCAGATCACGCCCCCCACAGCATTGAAGACAAGAAGTTGGATAAACCGGCCAGGGGCTTTTCGGGAATCGAACTGCTCTTCTCGCTCTGTTACAACAACCTGGTGAGAAAAGCGATAATCGATCTGGAGAGACTGGTGGAGTTTCTCTCACTTTCGCCGTCACTACTTCTGGGAATAGAGCCGGTCTGTTTCGAGACCGGAAAACGGGCCGATATAGTCCTCTTCGATCCGGACGAGGAGTGGTGCGTCGAGGAGTCCGCGATGTACTCGAAAGGCAAGAACACGCCTTTTTTGGGCAGTAGATTGAAGGGAAGAATTAAGTACACGATCGCTTCCGGAGAAGTGATCTATCCATTCGGGGAGTTGCGATGACAGTATCGGAAAATTGTGCTGTAATTTCGAATAAAATGGTAAGCATCGATGGAAATCTCATAACTTTCTACTCGGAGAAGATAGCGAATTCCACCCTTCCCGGGCAATTCGTGGAGGTCTCATGCTCGAACGGGGGAATGTTGCTGAGGCGGCCTTTCTCTGTTTACGATAAGAATGCGAAGAGTCTCTCTCTCTTCGTTAAATCTGTCGGAAAAGGAACGCGCTGGCTGAGCGGGCTGAGAGAGGGCGAGCAGATCAACATAATCGGACCTTTGGGGAAGGGCTTTTCGATCGATAAAGGAAGCCGGTCGCTCTTGATCGGCGGAGGATGCGGCGTCGCATCACTGAGACTTTTGTCGAAGGCGATCGTGGAAGCTGGAGGAGAATGCGACGCGATCTTCGGCTTCAGAAAAAGGGAGGAGATTCCCCGAACTATCGTCGAAGATTTCTCACGAACAGCCGGGCATCTGACGATTACTGTGGATTCCGGAGATTATCCGGTCAGGGGCAATGTGAAGGACAGACTGGCCGAGATAGAACTCGATCGTTACGGGCGTTACTACTGCTGCGGACCCACGGTCATGCTCAAGGCCCTTGTCCCCCTTCTCTCTTCGAGAGCAACTGAAGTCTCACTCGAGGCAAGAATGGCCTGTGGACTGG
This portion of the Mesotoga infera genome encodes:
- a CDS encoding ABC transporter substrate-binding protein — its product is MKRFFVVIGIVCMVLSTALAVESFTVYTTLEELAAKQLFDRYEEVTGIRVDWVRLSGGEAEARMEAEKMNPQASIWVGGVGLNHISAKLKGLTTPYFSRAAVNTPEQYKDPEGYWIGLYLGPLAFVTNVDRAKELGIEPPKGWFDILDSKYTNLVRVANPNTSGTAYNLITCMISLFGGNEDLAFLYLKKLDRSIDMYTRSGSAGGKSVAIGEIPVAIGYAHDMVKLKAEGANVIITVPEEGTGFEIASMSLIKNGPDPVNAKKLYDWILTEEAQGIIASWYVIPVSKIAPKHPLSFSMDEIKTVHQDYVWDAENKERLLDRWTREIGAGL
- a CDS encoding IclR family transcriptional regulator, encoding MKYLEKVFNIIGIVAYSDIEGVSVIEVSEKAGLPMSSTHRILNDLVECEALVKNLESRKYRLSPRIVPLVHEISRKMNLDLLKVILTELKDEINETVFLSELMENGVASLLTVESNRVFSFRARSGVYLPVHCTAAGLAIVAHIESSKAERLMCISSGNKDSQVSQCPIEKFRDRLAKVRRDGFAFCDEEYEPGLRALAVPVLRPNGFAFASITAIAPGERFGDEERNRQVVERMKEAANKVSKFMY
- a CDS encoding ABC transporter ATP-binding protein encodes the protein MSETVVKVKNVGRTFVSGDKKDRKEFIALEEVSFEVGRGEFVSLLGPSGCGKSTLLKIISGLLPATSGSVEITEQGNDKVPPFGFVFQDSVLLPWRTALDNALFPFEIMGKREKSDEKHVRELFALAKLVGFEESYPRQLSGGMKQRVSIVRALSYNPPILLMDEPFGALDAITRDNLNNVLLEIWESTRKTVIFVTHSISEAVYLSDRIIVMGTKPGRVLKDMKVTLPRPRNEDTKLSPEFYVYVRELREMLK
- a CDS encoding ABC transporter permease; protein product: MNKRVLITVLSILFLFLFLGIWKGYIVLNDVPPFILPPPEAVGQRFVALIANGTFIREGWVTLYTIILGFSIGSTMGFLAGYFSARSRTFEEIISPYVMVIQATPKVSLIPLFVIWFGLGMPSKLLLIILSAFFPVMVNTILGLRSIPEDYSNLMTVLKATERQRVLKLELPMATPLIMAGLKIAMVQSVIGAIVSEWMAGDRGLGYLLVYGSSLYDANLLMASILATTFLGLILYWSIEFVEKKLLFWHESKLAFTEGT
- a CDS encoding nucleoside phosphorylase is translated as MDDKKLKPIADNPLDDGLLPHLKVRTDLKVPELFFLPGDPARLKLFQELSDEFELLNENREFSIAIGSYSGRRFGVCSTGIGGGSSEIVMVELKELGVEKVVRVGGCGALREEIECGSMVLNSGVVRLGGSSRMYVRSEYPAVADPFMLVALHESVLKAGKKACVGIGATVDSYYAGQGRFLPVIEGLGESDLLEKMRAAGVINFDMESETIFTLASLMGMRAANILAVHGNRVSNMWLSDYKSAQIDAIKIALKAEL
- a CDS encoding ABC transporter substrate-binding protein, which codes for MKKAAVILLALFISLFAFAEKVTIQIEGSAVPYYIPIYMGIELGYFKEEGLEVEYFFGNASDIIRNVAVGNVEFGFPNGEPVIVARSQGIPVNVIHTTYQHGLGSTIFLKESGIQTPTDLKGKKVAITSYGSSNYVQLQVLLKKNGMTLNDIQLEIIGTEAIVPALVNKRVDAICFSMLRTFELRYQGIEVEEFRSDEFLPSFGNVLVTGDKLLKEKRDLAVRFTRALNKIMTYLSDTENMLKATYTTIEKYTPTYAGREEYMAAILSDIYAGYLWRSEDTEAFGFGYGNVQRWQNSIDIMKEYQIITTDVKASDFVVASL
- a CDS encoding ABC transporter permease, giving the protein MKNLKTRSMSFLVLVAFVVIWKVMVTLLKTPTHILPPPEDILFKFIELVRNSVLQKNFLATLEEIVIGFSAGAGLGIIMGYILAKVELLERALSPYILIFQTAPKISLAPLFVLWFGLGILSKVVLIALVTLFPVMINMILGVRSTEKNYYHLMRVLKARPWQVMLKLELMNALPYLMTGLRVGLVLSITAAVIGEMMGSRAGLGFLLILGNEMYDITLLMTVILVISLLSFFLDVGMKKLQDRLLSWHESSAK
- a CDS encoding hydantoinase/carbamoylase family amidase is translated as MFYSIREKIVREIGAFARFSLPGPGVTRLPFSDENDRAIEYIIERLRSLGKRVYVDELGNVASSSENVVQAGKTFIISHYDSVPGGGKYDGVAGLVFGLILLEMLEDRTRDRVEMIAFNCEESSLFGQASIGSKYFFGRCVPEDYTALIGNERSLGELIDIKRYSKLSLAEKPEITGISRFLEVHIDQSAYLYRKGSRLGLVERIAGQRRLRLNFKGETGHSSLADLSARRDSLLAAASAIKAVREIMEKHLVSGAVGTVTRVENKPNVINMIPGETELMVDIRGFSADLLELYVEELVGICQGESERYSIAFDWSVVSQYDPAVMDGEFSANCFKQLSESGLDPIVMNSMAWHDIAGTAGTYPSNLLLLPNPSGVSHSPDESMDIDACASLVEFFITKGVLCAPD
- the pyrC gene encoding dihydroorotase, translating into MLLIKSVRMVDWRRSSITPYDILIEDGRIRKIDSEINLSGVPVIYGAGLTAIPGMVDAHVHLRQPGYEYKETVETATRAAAAGGVTALCAMPNVKPCPDSPENLENVRAFQRDSKIRIIQSCAINRDLDGERSDWKELLGSGARFFTNDGLPVDRVSDMVEILKFSRETGVVVGEHPEAPGMDEKIHNAEAMMICRDIFLNERIGGNLHIQHISLAESVRYLEKCRHKNIKFTVETCPHYFCEVEKGLEMGMYEVYPPLRNEEDRQAIIWALSTRLISIIASDHAPHSIEDKKLDKPARGFSGIELLFSLCYNNLVRKAIIDLERLVEFLSLSPSLLLGIEPVCFETGKRADIVLFDPDEEWCVEESAMYSKGKNTPFLGSRLKGRIKYTIASGEVIYPFGELR
- a CDS encoding dihydroorotate dehydrogenase electron transfer subunit; its protein translation is MTVSENCAVISNKMVSIDGNLITFYSEKIANSTLPGQFVEVSCSNGGMLLRRPFSVYDKNAKSLSLFVKSVGKGTRWLSGLREGEQINIIGPLGKGFSIDKGSRSLLIGGGCGVASLRLLSKAIVEAGGECDAIFGFRKREEIPRTIVEDFSRTAGHLTITVDSGDYPVRGNVKDRLAEIELDRYGRYYCCGPTVMLKALVPLLSSRATEVSLEARMACGLGVCYGCTINTDRGGKRVCYDGPVFTMREVDWNDL